A window from Manis javanica isolate MJ-LG chromosome 10, MJ_LKY, whole genome shotgun sequence encodes these proteins:
- the IKBIP gene encoding inhibitor of nuclear factor kappa-B kinase-interacting protein isoform X3: protein MRKRARPEPRGRAALTRAGPRRRSAPCGARCPAPPRPLAPGARGHLESGLPQVCSISTSWGGPDMSEVKSRKKSGPKGASAEPEKRGDLGKSPEARGGGGGGWADPRTCVSLLSLGMCLGLAWFVFQQSEKFARIENQYQLLKIETKEFQRLQSSVGLISEKCQKSEAFMEKLKSFQIITRLKRLQEKIYEVKTWSNRITEKQDTLNNNLTGLSQKVTEVDQNITSMAKDIGLKITTIKTDLRRISGLVTDVTSLTDSVQELENKIEKVEKNTVKNIGDLLSSSIDRTAMLRKTASENSQRINSVKNILSELKNDFNKHTDRFLSLESDRAKVLKTVTFANDLKPKVYNLKKDFSRLEPLVNDLILRIGRLVTDLLQREKEIAFLNEKISNLTIVHAEIKDIKDEIAHISDMD from the exons ATGAGGAAGCGCGCTCGGCCTGAGCCACGGGGGCGCGCCGCGCTCACGAGAGCAGGACCGCGGCGGCGGAGCGCCCCATGTGGAGCGcgctgccccgccccgccccgccccctcgcTCCCGGGGCTCGCGGGCACCTGGAGTCAGGATTGCCTCAAGTTTGCAGCATTAGCACCAGCTGGGGAG GACCAGACATGTCCGAAGTGAAGAGCCGGAAGAAGTCCGGGCCCAAGGGAGCCTCCGCGGAGCCCGAGAAGCGGGGCGACCTCGGGAAGAGCCCCGAGGCCCGGGGCGGTGGAGGCGGGGGCTGGGCGGACCCCCGGACCTGCGTGAGCCTGCTGTCGCTGGGGATGTGCCTGGGCCTGGCCTG gtTTGTATTTCAGCAGTCGGAGAAGTTTGCAAGGATAGAAAACCAATACCAGTTACTGAAAATAGAAACCAAGGAGTTCCAAAGGCTTCAAAGTTCAGTCGGTTTAATTTCAGAAAAg tGTCAGAAGTCTGAAGCCTTCATGGAAAAATTGAAGTCTTTTCAAATAATTACTCGCCTAAAGCGTCTACAGGAGAAAATATATGAGGTGAAAACTTGGTCTAACAGGATAACTGAAAAACAGGATACACTGAACAACAACTTGACAGGTCTTTCTCAAAAAGTTACAGAAGTAGACCAGAATATAACTTCCATGGCAAAAGATATTGGTCTCAAGATTACAACTATAAAGACAGACCTACGACGTATTTCAGGTTTAGTAACGGATGTAACATCATTGACAGACTCTGTGCaagaactagaaaataaaatagaaaaagtagaaaaaaatacagtgaaaaacaTAGGTGATCTTCTTTCAAGTAGCATTGACCGAACAGCAATGCTCCGGAAAACAGCATCTGAAAATTCACAAAGAATTAACTCTGTTAAGAACATACTTTCAGAGCTAAAGAATGATTTCAACAAACACACGGATAGGTTTTTAAGCTTAGAAAGTGACAGAGCTAAAGTTCTGAAGACAGTGACTTTTGCAAATGATCTGAAACCAAAGGTGTATAATCTAAAGAAGGACTTTTCCCGTTTGGAACCATTGGTAAATGATTTAATACTACGCATTGGGAGATTGGTTACTGACTTactacaaagagagaaagaaattgctttcttaaatgaaaaaatatctaaCTTAACAATAGTCCATGctgaaattaaagatataaaagatgaaatagcacacatttcagaTATGGATTAG
- the IKBIP gene encoding inhibitor of nuclear factor kappa-B kinase-interacting protein isoform X2 — translation MRKRARPEPRGRAALTRAGPRRRSAPCGARCPAPPRPLAPGARGHLESGLPQVCSISTSWGGPDMSEVKSRKKSGPKGASAEPEKRGDLGKSPEARGGGGGGWADPRTCVSLLSLGMCLGLAWFVFQQSEKFARIENQYQLLKIETKEFQRLQSSVGLISEKLESTQSVLQEATSSMSLVTQFEQEVSSLQSILHDIQSSEEVLTQKMQSLNKKFQNVTDIWKRSLEEMNVNTDIFKSESKHIHSQVTVQINSAEQGIKLLTERLKDLEDSTLRNIRTVKRQEEEDLLRVEEQLVSDTIAVEKLEEQQHALFARDEDLTNKLSNYEPKVEECKTHLPTIESAIRSVLRVSQDLIETEKKMEDLTTQMFNMEDDMLKAVSEIMEMQKTLEGIQYDNSILKMQNELDVLKGKVHDFIVYSSTREKGTLEDYNLENEGKIDSEF, via the exons ATGAGGAAGCGCGCTCGGCCTGAGCCACGGGGGCGCGCCGCGCTCACGAGAGCAGGACCGCGGCGGCGGAGCGCCCCATGTGGAGCGcgctgccccgccccgccccgccccctcgcTCCCGGGGCTCGCGGGCACCTGGAGTCAGGATTGCCTCAAGTTTGCAGCATTAGCACCAGCTGGGGAG GACCAGACATGTCCGAAGTGAAGAGCCGGAAGAAGTCCGGGCCCAAGGGAGCCTCCGCGGAGCCCGAGAAGCGGGGCGACCTCGGGAAGAGCCCCGAGGCCCGGGGCGGTGGAGGCGGGGGCTGGGCGGACCCCCGGACCTGCGTGAGCCTGCTGTCGCTGGGGATGTGCCTGGGCCTGGCCTG gtTTGTATTTCAGCAGTCGGAGAAGTTTGCAAGGATAGAAAACCAATACCAGTTACTGAAAATAGAAACCAAGGAGTTCCAAAGGCTTCAAAGTTCAGTCGGTTTAATTTCAGAAAAg CTTGAGTCTACTCAAAGTGTCCTGCAGGAAGCTACATCATCCATGTCTTTGGTGACCCAGTTTGAGCAGGAAGTATCCAGCCTCCAGAGTATCTTACATGACATTCAAAGTAGTGAAGAGGTGCTCACTCAAAAGATGCAAAGCCTTAATAAGAAATTCCAGAATGTTACAGATATCTGGAAGAgaagcctagaagaaatgaatgttaatacagatattttcaaatcagaATCAAAACACATACATTCTCAAGTTACTGTCCAAATTAACTCAGCTGAACAAGGAATAAAATTGCTTACTGAAAGGCTAAAAGATTTGGAAGACAGCACACTGAGAAACATTAGAACAGTAAAAAGACAAGAAGAAGAGGATCTTCTGCGAGTAGAGGAGCAGCTTGTCTCTGATACAATAGCAGTTGAAAAGTTAGAAGAGCAGCAGCATGCCCTCTTTGCCAGAGACGAAGACCTGACTAATAAACTGTCCAACTATGAACCCAAAGTTGAAGAATGCAAGACACATTTGCCAACAATTGAAAGTGCTATTCGCTCTGTTCTGAGAGTCTCTCAGGATCtgatagagacagaaaagaaaatggaagatttGACTACTCAGATGTTTAATATGGAAGATGACATGCTGAAAGCAGTCTCTGAAATAATGGAGATGCAGAAAACCCTTGAAGGAATTCAGTATGATAATAGCATATTAAAGATGCAAAATGAACTGGATGTTCTAAAAGGAAAAGTTCATGATTTTATAGTCTATTCAAGTacaagagaaaagggaactttaGAAGATTATAAtctagaaaatgaaggaaaaattgataGTGAGTTTTAA
- the IKBIP gene encoding inhibitor of nuclear factor kappa-B kinase-interacting protein isoform X1, with protein sequence MRKRARPEPRGRAALTRAGPRRRSAPCGARCPAPPRPLAPGARGHLESGLPQVCSISTSWGGPDMSEVKSRKKSGPKGASAEPEKRGDLGKSPEARGGGGGGWADPRTCVSLLSLGMCLGLAWFVFQQSEKFARIENQYQLLKIETKEFQRLQSSVGLISEKLESTQSVLQEATSSMSLVTQFEQEVSSLQSILHDIQSSEEVLTQKMQSLNKKFQNVTDIWKRSLEEMNVNTDIFKSESKHIHSQVTVQINSAEQGIKLLTERLKDLEDSTLRNIRTVKRQEEEDLLRVEEQLVSDTIAVEKLEEQQHALFARDEDLTNKLSNYEPKVEECKTHLPTIESAIRSVLRVSQDLIETEKKMEDLTTQMFNMEDDMLKAVSEIMEMQKTLEGIQYDNSILKMQNELDVLKGKVHDFIVYSSTREKGTLEDYNLENEGKIDMSEV encoded by the exons ATGAGGAAGCGCGCTCGGCCTGAGCCACGGGGGCGCGCCGCGCTCACGAGAGCAGGACCGCGGCGGCGGAGCGCCCCATGTGGAGCGcgctgccccgccccgccccgccccctcgcTCCCGGGGCTCGCGGGCACCTGGAGTCAGGATTGCCTCAAGTTTGCAGCATTAGCACCAGCTGGGGAG GACCAGACATGTCCGAAGTGAAGAGCCGGAAGAAGTCCGGGCCCAAGGGAGCCTCCGCGGAGCCCGAGAAGCGGGGCGACCTCGGGAAGAGCCCCGAGGCCCGGGGCGGTGGAGGCGGGGGCTGGGCGGACCCCCGGACCTGCGTGAGCCTGCTGTCGCTGGGGATGTGCCTGGGCCTGGCCTG gtTTGTATTTCAGCAGTCGGAGAAGTTTGCAAGGATAGAAAACCAATACCAGTTACTGAAAATAGAAACCAAGGAGTTCCAAAGGCTTCAAAGTTCAGTCGGTTTAATTTCAGAAAAg CTTGAGTCTACTCAAAGTGTCCTGCAGGAAGCTACATCATCCATGTCTTTGGTGACCCAGTTTGAGCAGGAAGTATCCAGCCTCCAGAGTATCTTACATGACATTCAAAGTAGTGAAGAGGTGCTCACTCAAAAGATGCAAAGCCTTAATAAGAAATTCCAGAATGTTACAGATATCTGGAAGAgaagcctagaagaaatgaatgttaatacagatattttcaaatcagaATCAAAACACATACATTCTCAAGTTACTGTCCAAATTAACTCAGCTGAACAAGGAATAAAATTGCTTACTGAAAGGCTAAAAGATTTGGAAGACAGCACACTGAGAAACATTAGAACAGTAAAAAGACAAGAAGAAGAGGATCTTCTGCGAGTAGAGGAGCAGCTTGTCTCTGATACAATAGCAGTTGAAAAGTTAGAAGAGCAGCAGCATGCCCTCTTTGCCAGAGACGAAGACCTGACTAATAAACTGTCCAACTATGAACCCAAAGTTGAAGAATGCAAGACACATTTGCCAACAATTGAAAGTGCTATTCGCTCTGTTCTGAGAGTCTCTCAGGATCtgatagagacagaaaagaaaatggaagatttGACTACTCAGATGTTTAATATGGAAGATGACATGCTGAAAGCAGTCTCTGAAATAATGGAGATGCAGAAAACCCTTGAAGGAATTCAGTATGATAATAGCATATTAAAGATGCAAAATGAACTGGATGTTCTAAAAGGAAAAGTTCATGATTTTATAGTCTATTCAAGTacaagagaaaagggaactttaGAAGATTATAAtctagaaaatgaaggaaaaattgata tGTCAGAAGTCTGA